The following DNA comes from Lynx canadensis isolate LIC74 chromosome C2, mLynCan4.pri.v2, whole genome shotgun sequence.
CAATTGTAATTGTGGATTTGTATGATatatcacctttaaaaaaattgataacatGATATATACatcaaatggaatattattcagccttaaaaaggacgGGAATTTTGACACTTACTACAAGACAttagattaagtgaaataagccagtcacaaaaggacaaacactgtatgattccacttatatgagcttcctagagtagtcaaattcatagagactcTAAGTAGAAgcgtggttgccaggggctgagggaaggagtGGATGGGAAGTTAATGTGTAATGGATACAGAATTTCATTTTGGCAAGATGAGaacgttctggagatggatgttAGGTACAGcagtgtgaatatatttaatgtcactgaatttatttaatgccacagaactgttTAATAAAAAGTGGCCACACTGGCaaatttcatgttatatttttatcacaaaaagaaaggaagcaacaTTTCAGGTTTTGTCAAGACAACCTACTgagaatataatagaaaaatatgtgtatatttactataatttaaTGCATTATACCATAGGTGATATCTTCAGTGAAACACACTGGGCCTGCTAAattaacaaatggaaagaaagggtAAGTACTTAAAGAAGTTCACCACTTGAGAAAATGTCAAGAGAGTTTTTCTTGAGTCTTTGGGCTGGACTAAATTTTGCCTGTCCCAGAAGACTAGATAGGTATCTACCTTCACAGACTCTGGGGAGGAACCTTCCATATCTACCCATGTTGATCATCTTAGTGTTTAATAATCTTTATAATCATTATAAAATCTTATATAAATCCCATCTTATGGACAAGCTTCCTTATTCAATCTTTACTGGGAAGAAAATGACTacttatattttagaaacaaattttgTAGTATGTGAAAATATTAATGAACTTGTTTTCTAGGACACATTTAAGAAAGATATCACGTTTTAATGCAGATTCTGGCTATCCTATCCATTCTGACTCAGAAAGTCAGGTAAGATTAAActgaatagataaaatatatactatcttttttaaaatgtttatttatttttgagggaggaagagaaagagcaagagtgggagagggacagagagagagggaaagagagaatctcaaggagact
Coding sequences within:
- the LOC115522877 gene encoding coiled-coil domain-containing protein 14-like; this translates as MVRSGSRSGQVISSVKHTGPAKLTNGKKGTHLRKISRFNADSGYPIHSDSESQTETVQGLDGCASLLRDILRNEDSGFLIF